In the genome of Populus nigra chromosome 19, ddPopNigr1.1, whole genome shotgun sequence, the window GGAGTGATAAATAGCCAAACAAActgtttaaaaatatcatttgggGGATAAATTGGAACCTGAAAAATGCACGACAAATGTCACCCCTAGAGATACCATGCCATCTTTCAAACTCCAgcgaaaaaattgaaataaatttaaagatgcTGAAGCAGCCAGCATTCTAGTTTTTCCAAAACTTACCAGATATTCAAGCTGTTTTTAAAGTATGTTGCATTGAAATAACTCAATATGATTCCAAGGTTCATTTGAGCAACCCCAAGAAGGATTGACATTTTCATCTTCAGAGAGTTGAGAAAAGGCAGCTCACTGCGGCTGCCATGCCATACAGGATCTACACCAAATGGGTAAGTGGAGCGCACTTTTATCAAACCCTCTGTGGTAGCATCCCTGAAAAACAAATAGTTCGAAGGGGACTGAGAGTCTGAGACTGtcatataaaaattgaaagagcaCACTAAATGAAGATTTTTGTAGCAGGTTTATAAAAGGTTTAAGGCATACACCTGCAAGAGAGATCACGGCATGCATATGCTGATGGAGCAAATAGTTCGAAGGGGACTGAGAAGAATTCATTATAGATAAGACCAGTGTAAATCGAGAAGAGTGCCATCATCAAAATAACATAACGACCACCAAAGGTCATTTCAGTGATATCTCCAAGTTTCTGATGcacaaaagaaatataattatattagatGCTAACTGCAGGGAAGCACATAATCTAGAAAAACAAGCACACAAAAAATGGCAATCTTTAACAAAAAGTCAAATCCTGATAGTAAGAGAAGTCAACATTCAATGACTTTACAGAATAATGCAATAACCAAGCTAGACATAAAAGTTCAAAATGTCTGTCAACCATCAAAGATACCCAGAGATTACCTGGCCAGAAAGTTTCTTTTCCCTGATTATGAAGACTAATGTTGCGAGCAACATGCAAATTCCATGTCCCCAATCACCAAACATGAcggcaaaaagaaaagggaatgtAACTATAGTGTACACACCAGGATTTGCTTCTTGATACTTTGCCACCCTGCCATCATGTAAAACCAAAGcatcttttttgtatttattgatttcatttgaagGATGAAAACCGGCAAACAGCAAATGAATGTTTGGGTGCACAAGCACACAAGCATCTTTGAGTCCATACATGCAAGCAAATGCTATATTTAACAGCAAACTATACATTGGGACTGTACAGAAAATAGGGAGGCATCTTACCTCATCATCTAACCAAATCTAATTATATGTAAAACTGAACCTATTCTATACATCAGGATTGTGCATATGCAGCTAGTTTAGATCATTTTACATGACATGGGACAAACACATGTGATGCCATTATCAATTTACATTAAGTAAACAGTGGTAAGATGTGCATTACTCCTACCTAAGTTGTTAATGGACTGGGATTTAGACCTAAGCCCAGTTGATCTGACCTAGTTCAGGGTTTATAAACCCTAAATTTCATGTCATTTGATTACTTTTAATCAGTTATTTCCGATGCATTCTTTATAGTTAGGAACGAAttagaaattttatattattcaaggAGTAACTACCAATAGTTACTTCATGAGAGTACTTTGAGGAGAGAGACAAACATGAAGATGAAAGAAGGTGACATGAATATCCATCTaggctcatatatatatataaaattctctCCCAGTAACATACAgctaaatttcatgatttgaaaataagttaaagacgataaatggaaaaaaatcaaaactaattagGCTACTTCAAGAATGGTCTTAGAGTGAAACTCACCCATATGCATCAACAATATCTTGAAAAGCAGAAGTAAACTTGTTTGTGCGAAAATATGTAGGTGGCAACTCTGTTGTATGCAAAACCTGGAAAATTGTTCCAACTTGTGAGTTGGAATCAAATGCAGCTCGCTGCAATGCATCCTGGATCTGCAGACATCAAGTTGAAACTTGTTTTATATGCAATCCAATGCAAGAGTTTCATAGCATGTATTAGTTCAGAAATAGGATTCAAGATCACCCAAAACATTCCCCATTAAAATTTAGCGTCAGGATTTACCTGCTTTGTACCAAAAACAGGACTCCACCCCTCAGCAACAAGACACTTCTTGGTCACATCAAGGCTGAGCATGTTCAAAGTGTGATAGATGGATTTCTCCTTCCTCACCTTCACCAGTTTGAAAAGATTGTTAATGACAGAACACGATATAAAGAGTGAAATTATCATATATGTACAATCAAAATGAGTTATTATAACTTTGAACAGACCAAAGTATTCCACTGCAAAAATTGATCACCAATAGTCTGCAACAAATGACTCCTGTGAAACAATCCTGCATCTATAGCAGCCTTCATCTCAGAGATTCTTCCTGAAACCTGAAATTTGAAATGGTTAAACATATCATACTCGATCAGAAAAAAAGGCACAACTTTTAATGGAAAACGCATAAAGCAATTGAAAAATGTCTGATCATAACAATCTCGATATATGGACAAAATGAAAGTTTAAGATGTTCGGAGGGAAATGAAAATATCAAGACTTGGAAAGAAGCATGCAGCAGCTTCCTGGATAAACAAAAGATAGAAAAGAAACAAGCAAGCAGCAGTGTGGCAAgacttgaaaataacaaaacttgcAACTTGTCATTAAAACGAGAATGAAACACCTGACAAAAGCACAACACATACTTCGGAGatcatttgaatttgttttccaaAATCCTCAGTGAAAGGGTAGCGATTTGCACCAAAAGCTTCacatatttttagtattttggtCTTTGCCTTCTCTCCCGAATAAAAGACAACATATACATTCTTCTCAACCTGTAGACATTCACAAGTCAGAAACAAACATATTAATGTGGTAGACAAAATTAGGTGACAATTGAATTCATTTTCTCCAAGAAGTCTACAATACATGCACTAAACAATTAATAAAGCATAGTATTAATGAATTTAAGATAACTCAACATAGTCCTTGCATTTTAACATAGCCCTTGCATTTTAAGTAGAAATCTAACAAAATATTCACTGCTGGATTCAAACGAACAAGTGATTCATTTACTAAAAATCAGGCAATTAGCAAGGTAAAATTagtaattgatttgatttgattttgatactTTAAACAATTTACACGAAGAAATATCACGTCATCATAGAGCCAAAGCATTTAGTGAGCCTCTTCGATAGCTGCCTTCTAACAATCAGGACTGTATAAGTGTCTATACATCGTTAAAGAGAACACCATACAAACTTCTGATATATATCATACATGGCTGCCTATTTTAAGATAGCATGGGTGTGAGCAGTGCACAGGACTTGTACAAATGGGTGAAGAAGTTCGGTAACATTACATTAAGagattaaaattgataattacAATTGAGCTAGAGTAACAGAGATGAAATGATTACAAGATGTGTAACTGCAGTTACCTTATTACCTTTTGTTTCTGTGTCATGGATACGTGAGTGTATCCGTGTAAGCAGCTTATTATCATGCTTATTGCTAAACAAAAGTTACATGAAGAATAAAATGTTCAGCAGAAATGCGACCAAACTGACCTTCTCTCCAGAAACAGGATCAACAACAGGTTCCTCAACAGCAGCCTGCCTGATGTACACATTGCCCCTAGTAGCACGAAATATAATTCTTTCAAATGGCATGGACTTTTCTTTGGGAACAAGGCCAGTGATAAACCCCAACTTTACTTGTTTTGATGACTCGTTCAATATTTCCTACAGAATAGCCAGTCAACTATTATAGttacaaatacaaaaatgaGGATAAGTAACACTGGTGTACTAAAAAGAGGATAAAGTGACATTGATATGCTAACAAGTAGTTGGAACTCCTACTTTGTCCTCTAATAAAGGAGTATCTAGCGATTCTTCGCCAGTTTGTTGGGATTCCAATTCCTTTTGCAGAGCAGTTGCATTCCTAAGGGCAGAAGAGAAAAACTCACCAgcctacaagaaaaaaaatcattgtcttGATTATTACCCATACATAATTGAAGTTCTGATGAGAAAAGGTTCAAAGTAGGACCGTGCATGATTATGAAACAACTTCAAATTACGTAACGGCAGAATATGAAGTCCTTAAGacataaaacctaaaaaatggATGCCTGTTACATAACATTGTATGACttgataaatgaaaaatgtATTGAGAGCAGAcgtaaaattaaacaaaatggaTGCCTGTTACATAACATTGCATGACTTAATAAATGAAAAGTGTATTAATAGCATTTTGACTTAAAATTCTATAACACCTGAGTTACACGCATCACAGGATCTACACAAGGAAATAACAGGAACTATGAAACTCCTGCAAAACCAATCATGACATGTCTAAAACTTATCATAAGTTCCAGCTTCTCCATGGTATATCAAACCATGCTAATACAAGAATGATTATCACTGGGCCACAACAGGAAAGAGAGCCATACCTTGTTGAGGACAAGCTTATATTCCACAAGCTCATTATAAGAGCGCtgtaatttttcattatttgcaTTCATTTCAACCAGCTCTGCCTCGAGTTCCCCAAGTTTTACCTATGGCACCCAAAACCATGCAAAACAGTATGAGCCCTGACCCATCTAAAGCATTTCTAGCAGTATATTCGACTTTGTAGCATACCTCTAGGTCATCCACATCAATTTCAGTTTGTGCACCAGGCTTAGTCAAAGGTGTAATACCTGCCTTCACCATTTGCTCCTTGAAAAACCGTAGCTTCCGTGCCATCTCTCCAAATTTTTTGATcttacaagaagaaaaaaatcaaaatttccacAGCTGAATCTCACTTCATTACCAGGCATAAAATGGATTCATGTAACTAATATCTAAggtactgaaaaaaaaaatttctacacTGGCAAATGCAATTAGATACTCATGGTAGTGATTAACAGGACCATATGCATTTAAAATTCTTCGTAAAATCAAAATACTCAAGAGCACAGAATGAACACGAAACATAAGCACACCTGAGCAGCATAAGTTCTCTGAAATGGACTCTTATCTGCATTGAGCTGCAAACAGAAAATAAGATCAGAATTAAAGCTGAATATCAATTATCAAATCAATCACATCACATTCTTTCACTAGCAATCCCAAAATAAACAATCttttaactaaaaaaccaaaaaccctaacaaaaacaaaatataggaGTTGTAGTCTCTATTGAACTCCAATTTATTCTCCATATAAGCAATAAGAGTTCACAAAATCACATTTCGAATTTCGATTTAGTTACgattaaattacaaataaaaaaacattaccatCTGCACTGAAAACAACAGAGAATAATAAGAAAtcgaattcaataaattaacaaaaaaaaaatcaacatcgGATGGAAGAAGACGGAGAGATAGACAAAATTAGAGGGCGAGGACAGAAGAATGTGTACGGACGTCTTTGAATTGGAGGAGACCGAGGTCGCCGAGATAAGAGACGGTGTGATGAGCAGATTCGATAGGGATAATAAGCTGCACCAATTGCATCGCTTCTGACCTGAACAGATCCATCGGCGGACAGCATCCTCCTCCTGCTCTTGCCTCCGCCATTTCCTCTCCTCTCCTTGATTCGATTTCTCTCTCTGTATCTCGCAACTCACAGAGattgattgaatttattttttttttaatttaccggCTTGGTGATTCAATCAggtgaaatgattttttttaagacgtGAGAGGACAGAATACAGAGGGAGGTGAGTGATGTCGTTTTTCCCTCTTCTATTTGCTTCTAAACTAGCTGCCACGTCCTTCCTTACATGATTTGGTTTGTTTACGATTCTGTCCTTGGGTTTTTTATACCTGTtgcgtagtttttttttaattaattttttatatatttaataatatcctGAAACATAAATGGAAAtataatttctaatattttaccatgttataaaaaataaattgaaaaataatatattaatattttaacttaatttttcaattttattaatggagtagaaattaaatatgatatatgaacagattaaagaataataaaattaaaaaaaatatttataaattattttaaataaaataaatagtaattaaaagaataaaaatcaaatatgataaataaatttttaaaaaatatatatataattatataagttatttcaaataaaataaataataataaaaaataagaaccaaatttaaaatataagaaaaattattaaaaaatgacaaaacaaaaaaaaataaacagtaaaaaaataaagatcaaaattttaaaaaaacaataatttaaaataaaatatataataattaaaaaaatattaataaaatttgatatagttaacaaataatattatatttttttatttttttagaacttttgaa includes:
- the LOC133680669 gene encoding V-type proton ATPase subunit a3-like; this translates as MAEARAGGGCCPPMDLFRSEAMQLVQLIIPIESAHHTVSYLGDLGLLQFKDLNADKSPFQRTYAAQIKKFGEMARKLRFFKEQMVKAGITPLTKPGAQTEIDVDDLEVKLGELEAELVEMNANNEKLQRSYNELVEYKLVLNKAGEFFSSALRNATALQKELESQQTGEESLDTPLLEDKEILNESSKQVKLGFITGLVPKEKSMPFERIIFRATRGNVYIRQAAVEEPVVDPVSGEKVEKNVYVVFYSGEKAKTKILKICEAFGANRYPFTEDFGKQIQMISEVSGRISEMKAAIDAGLFHRSHLLQTIGDQFLQWNTLVRKEKSIYHTLNMLSLDVTKKCLVAEGWSPVFGTKQIQDALQRAAFDSNSQVGTIFQVLHTTELPPTYFRTNKFTSAFQDIVDAYGVAKYQEANPGVYTIVTFPFLFAVMFGDWGHGICMLLATLVFIIREKKLSGQKLGDITEMTFGGRYVILMMALFSIYTGLIYNEFFSVPFELFAPSAYACRDLSCRDATTEGLIKVRSTYPFGVDPVWHGSRSELPFLNSLKMKMSILLGVAQMNLGIILSYFNATYFKNSLNIWFQFIPQMIFLNSLFGYLSLLIIVKWSTGSQADLYHVMIYMFLSPTDELGENQLFPRQKTVQLVLLLLALVSVPWMLLPKPFLLKKQHEARHQGESYTPLQSTEESLQLETNHDSHGHEEFEFSEVFVHQMIHTIEFVLGAVSNTASYLRLWALSLAHSELSSVFYEKVLLLAWGYHNIFILVIGAIVFIFATVGVLLVMETLSAFLHALRLHWVEFQNKFYEGDGYKFYPFSFASVNDEDE